The following proteins are co-located in the Marinomonas profundi genome:
- a CDS encoding bifunctional aconitate hydratase 2/2-methylisocitrate dehydratase, translated as MSLYTEYLQEIENRKGQGLHPKPIDSDALLSEIIAQIKDTNHEHHKDSLNFFIYNTIPGTTSAAVVKAKYLKEIILGESAVAEIPPAFAFELLSHMKGGPSIKVLLDLALSDDTSVAAPAAEVLKTQVFLYEADMERLESAYKAGNTIAKDILQSYAAADFFTKLPDIAETVDVVTYIAAEGDISTDLLSPGNQAHSRSDRELHGKCMISPEAQAEIQALQKQYPGKKVMLIAEKGTMGVGSSRMSGVNNVALWAGEQASPYIPFVNFAPIVAGTNGISPIFMTTVGVTGGIGLDLKNWVKKLDANGKPVLDANGDTTLEQAYSVETGTVLTINTKEKKLYSGDKVLVDVASAFTPQQVEFMKAGSSYAVVFGKKLQTFAAETLGIPTPTVYAPAQEISNDDQGLTAVEKIFNKNAVGVKSKKALHAGSDVRVKVNIVGSQDTTGLMTAQELESMAATVISPSVDGAYQSGCHTASVWDSKAQANIPKLMSFMNKFGLITGRDPKGVYPPMTDVIHKVLNDITVDDTAIIIGGDSHTRMSKGVAFGADSGTVALALATGEATMPIPESVKVTFKGKMKSYMDFRDVVHATQAQMLKQFGGENVFQGRIIEVHIGTLLADQAFTFTDWTAEMKAKASICISQDNTLIQSLELAKKRIQIMIDKGMENEAQTLHGLIELADKRIAGIQSGTQPALVPDNNAKYYADVVVDLDEIIEPMIADPDVNNDDVSKRYTHDVIRQVSFYKDKPVDLGFVGSCMVHKGDMQIIAQMLRNIEKQNGSVSFKVPLVVAPPTYNIVDELKAEGDWDILKKYAGFEFDDAKPKGEARTKYENIMYLERPGCNLCMGNQEKAEPGDTVIATSTRLFQGRVVADSTEKKGESLLGSTPIVVLSTILGRFPTLEEYKAAVAGITLTDFAPPLDPMTMAPVEFIPVSNV; from the coding sequence ATGAGCCTATATACAGAGTACTTACAAGAAATCGAAAATCGAAAAGGTCAAGGACTGCATCCTAAGCCCATTGATAGCGATGCGTTATTATCAGAAATCATTGCTCAAATTAAAGATACTAACCACGAACACCACAAAGACTCCCTTAACTTTTTTATCTATAACACCATCCCTGGCACAACCAGCGCGGCGGTCGTAAAAGCTAAATATCTAAAAGAAATCATTCTTGGCGAATCAGCTGTTGCTGAAATCCCTCCCGCTTTTGCCTTTGAACTACTGTCTCATATGAAAGGCGGCCCTTCTATTAAAGTGCTTCTTGATCTGGCTTTGTCTGATGATACGTCAGTCGCAGCGCCTGCAGCAGAAGTACTTAAGACTCAAGTATTCTTGTATGAAGCGGACATGGAGCGCCTTGAATCAGCTTATAAAGCGGGCAACACCATCGCTAAAGATATCCTACAGAGCTACGCGGCAGCGGATTTCTTCACCAAGCTGCCTGACATTGCCGAAACCGTTGATGTGGTCACCTACATCGCGGCAGAAGGTGATATTTCTACCGATCTACTTTCTCCAGGCAATCAAGCTCACTCTCGTTCAGATCGAGAGTTGCACGGCAAGTGCATGATTTCTCCAGAAGCACAAGCTGAAATCCAAGCGCTTCAAAAGCAGTATCCTGGCAAAAAAGTCATGTTGATCGCTGAAAAAGGCACCATGGGCGTAGGTTCTTCACGCATGTCTGGCGTTAACAACGTGGCACTTTGGGCCGGCGAGCAAGCAAGCCCTTATATTCCATTTGTGAACTTTGCTCCTATTGTGGCAGGCACAAACGGCATTTCCCCTATTTTTATGACGACAGTGGGTGTGACAGGCGGTATTGGTCTAGACCTTAAAAACTGGGTTAAGAAATTAGATGCCAATGGCAAACCCGTTCTTGATGCTAATGGCGACACTACCCTTGAACAAGCCTACTCAGTAGAAACTGGCACAGTGTTAACTATCAACACTAAGGAAAAGAAACTCTACAGCGGCGACAAAGTATTGGTTGATGTTGCTTCCGCTTTCACACCTCAACAAGTTGAGTTTATGAAAGCCGGTAGTTCATACGCGGTTGTCTTCGGGAAAAAACTACAAACATTTGCCGCTGAAACACTTGGTATCCCAACGCCAACAGTCTACGCCCCAGCACAAGAAATATCTAACGATGACCAAGGCCTTACAGCGGTTGAAAAAATCTTCAACAAAAACGCAGTGGGCGTAAAATCTAAAAAAGCCTTGCACGCTGGCTCTGATGTTCGCGTCAAAGTAAACATCGTCGGCTCGCAGGACACCACGGGCTTGATGACGGCTCAAGAACTGGAATCTATGGCTGCGACGGTCATTTCTCCAAGTGTTGATGGCGCTTACCAATCGGGTTGTCACACCGCGTCTGTTTGGGACTCAAAAGCACAAGCCAACATTCCAAAATTGATGTCTTTCATGAATAAGTTTGGATTAATCACAGGTCGTGATCCCAAAGGCGTTTACCCTCCAATGACAGACGTTATTCATAAAGTATTAAATGACATTACGGTTGATGACACAGCGATTATCATCGGCGGTGACTCACATACACGTATGTCTAAAGGCGTTGCTTTTGGTGCCGACTCAGGAACCGTCGCGTTAGCATTAGCAACAGGCGAAGCGACTATGCCAATTCCGGAGTCCGTCAAAGTAACCTTTAAAGGTAAAATGAAAAGCTACATGGATTTCCGTGATGTGGTACACGCTACGCAAGCTCAAATGCTTAAACAGTTTGGCGGCGAAAACGTATTCCAAGGTCGTATTATTGAAGTTCATATCGGCACCTTGCTAGCGGACCAAGCCTTCACCTTTACGGACTGGACAGCAGAGATGAAAGCCAAAGCTTCCATCTGTATTTCTCAAGACAACACCTTGATTCAATCTCTTGAGTTAGCTAAAAAGCGTATTCAGATCATGATTGATAAAGGCATGGAGAATGAAGCACAAACTCTGCACGGTCTAATCGAATTAGCTGACAAACGCATCGCTGGCATCCAGTCAGGCACGCAGCCTGCCCTAGTGCCAGACAACAATGCTAAGTACTATGCTGATGTTGTTGTTGATCTTGACGAAATCATTGAGCCAATGATTGCCGATCCAGATGTGAACAATGATGATGTGTCTAAGCGTTACACTCATGATGTCATTCGCCAAGTTTCTTTCTATAAAGATAAGCCTGTCGATCTAGGTTTTGTTGGGTCTTGCATGGTCCACAAAGGAGACATGCAAATCATCGCTCAAATGTTGCGCAATATTGAAAAACAAAATGGCAGCGTATCGTTCAAAGTGCCACTCGTTGTTGCGCCACCAACCTATAACATTGTTGATGAATTAAAAGCTGAGGGTGACTGGGACATTCTGAAGAAATATGCAGGTTTCGAATTTGACGATGCTAAACCAAAAGGTGAAGCACGTACTAAATACGAAAACATCATGTACTTGGAACGCCCAGGATGTAACTTGTGCATGGGTAACCAAGAGAAAGCAGAGCCAGGCGATACAGTTATTGCCACCTCTACTCGCTTGTTCCAAGGTCGTGTTGTAGCAGACTCTACCGAGAAGAAAGGTGAATCTTTGCTTGGTTCAACGCCAATCGTTGTACTTTCTACTATATTGGGTCGTTTCCCAACATTAGAGGAATACAAAGCAGCGGTAGCGGGCATTACCTTGACGGACTTCGCTCCACCACTCGATCCAATGACAATGGCGCCAGTAGAGTTTATTCCTGTTAGTAACGTCTAA
- the hpf gene encoding ribosome hibernation-promoting factor, HPF/YfiA family, with translation MYTLNISGHHVQSGEEVQEVVKEKMDHLARINNQITTINVTLNTEKHGTHELIVEASVHIPGHDLFAMVQTEKQLKPALDMLVGKLEKQLIKHKAKHAGRQHHINAKDVESPIERQLQAEFDELVEREVIQ, from the coding sequence ATGTATACATTGAATATTAGCGGTCACCACGTCCAATCTGGTGAAGAAGTTCAAGAAGTCGTAAAAGAAAAAATGGATCACTTGGCTCGTATCAATAATCAGATAACCACTATTAATGTGACCTTAAATACAGAGAAGCATGGGACTCATGAGTTAATAGTAGAAGCCAGTGTGCATATTCCTGGTCATGACCTTTTTGCAATGGTTCAAACGGAAAAACAACTTAAACCAGCCCTCGACATGTTAGTTGGTAAGTTAGAAAAGCAGCTAATTAAACACAAAGCCAAACATGCTGGCAGACAGCACCATATTAACGCTAAGGATGTAGAAAGTCCGATTGAACGTCAGTTACAAGCCGAATTTGACGAACTTGTGGAGCGAGAAGTTATTCAGTAA
- the asd gene encoding aspartate-semialdehyde dehydrogenase, which yields MSKHTVGLVGWRGMVGSVLMQRMMEEKDFDHIDPVFFTTSQTGQKGPEIGKDIPLLQDANDIEALKKMDIIITCQGGDYTKAIYPQLRNAGWKGYWIDAASSLRMEKDAIIVLDPVNSNVIKQGLSNGVKTFVGGNCTVSLMLLALGGLFEKGHIEWMTSMTYQAASGGGARHMRELINQMGMLQGSVASELADPASAILEIDRKVAETMRSGSLPTDQFGVPLAGSLIPYIDSQLDNGQSREEWKAQAEANKILGIDGNPIPVDGLCVRIGAMRCHSQAYTIKLNKDIPVADIEGLLAEHNQWVDVVPNDKEATMQRLTPTAATGTLGIPVGRIRKLNMGPEYISAFSVGDQLLWGAAEPLRRMLRILLND from the coding sequence ATGTCAAAACACACTGTAGGTTTAGTCGGATGGCGCGGAATGGTCGGTTCCGTGTTGATGCAACGAATGATGGAAGAAAAAGACTTTGATCATATTGATCCAGTGTTTTTCACGACGTCTCAAACGGGGCAGAAAGGTCCAGAAATTGGTAAAGATATTCCATTACTTCAAGATGCGAACGACATTGAAGCATTGAAAAAGATGGATATTATTATTACCTGCCAAGGCGGGGATTATACCAAGGCTATTTACCCTCAGTTGCGTAATGCTGGTTGGAAAGGTTACTGGATTGATGCGGCGTCTTCTTTGCGTATGGAAAAAGACGCCATTATCGTGCTTGATCCGGTTAACTCAAACGTTATTAAGCAAGGTTTGAGCAATGGTGTAAAAACCTTTGTTGGCGGTAATTGTACGGTTAGCTTGATGCTGTTGGCGCTGGGTGGGTTGTTTGAGAAAGGTCATATTGAATGGATGACGTCGATGACATACCAAGCCGCTTCTGGCGGCGGCGCACGTCATATGCGCGAACTCATCAATCAAATGGGCATGCTGCAAGGTTCGGTTGCTAGTGAGCTTGCTGATCCAGCCAGTGCGATTCTTGAGATCGATCGTAAGGTCGCAGAAACAATGCGTTCTGGTTCGCTTCCAACAGACCAGTTTGGTGTGCCGTTAGCGGGTTCTTTGATTCCTTATATCGATAGCCAGCTTGATAACGGTCAGAGCCGTGAAGAGTGGAAAGCACAAGCAGAAGCGAACAAGATCCTAGGTATCGACGGCAACCCAATTCCAGTTGATGGCTTATGTGTTCGTATCGGTGCAATGCGTTGCCATAGTCAGGCATACACCATCAAGCTGAATAAAGACATCCCAGTGGCGGATATCGAAGGTTTGCTTGCTGAGCACAACCAGTGGGTTGATGTTGTGCCGAATGATAAAGAAGCAACAATGCAGCGTCTAACGCCTACTGCAGCCACTGGCACGCTTGGTATCCCAGTAGGTCGTATTCGTAAGTTGAATATGGGGCCTGAGTACATCAGTGCTTTTTCTGTTGGTGACCAATTGTTGTGGGGTGCCGCAGAGCCATTGCGTCGCATGCTACGCATTCTACTGAATGACTAA
- the leuB gene encoding 3-isopropylmalate dehydrogenase, whose product MTKNVLVLPGDGIGPEIVAQAVRVLDAVNEQFSLNIQHESALVGGSAYDETGSPLPETTLAKAKAADAILLGAVGGPKWDKLDMSVRPEKGLLGLRSNLELFSNLRPAILYPQLADASSLKPEIVAGLDILIVRELTGGIYFGQPRGIRILENGEREGFNTYVYNESEIRRIGRSAFEAARQRGKRVCSIDKSNVLEVTVLWKDVMEEVAKEYPDVELTHMLVDNAAMQLVRAPKQFDVMVTGNMFGDILSDAAAMLTGSIGMLPSASLNAEGRGMYEPCHGSAPDIAGKGIANPLATILSVAMMLRYSLDAKEAADAIEAAVSQVLDLGLRTADIASKGCETVSTQAMGDAVLAALKA is encoded by the coding sequence ATGACTAAAAATGTATTGGTATTGCCGGGTGACGGTATTGGTCCAGAAATCGTTGCACAAGCGGTTCGCGTGTTGGATGCGGTGAATGAGCAGTTTTCATTAAATATTCAGCATGAAAGCGCCTTGGTTGGTGGTTCTGCTTACGATGAAACGGGTTCGCCATTGCCAGAAACCACACTGGCGAAAGCGAAAGCGGCCGATGCGATTTTGTTGGGAGCAGTGGGCGGCCCTAAGTGGGATAAGCTAGATATGTCGGTTCGCCCTGAAAAAGGCTTACTTGGCTTGCGTTCTAACCTTGAGTTGTTTTCGAACCTTCGTCCGGCGATTTTGTATCCGCAGTTGGCGGATGCCTCTAGCTTGAAGCCAGAAATCGTGGCGGGCTTGGATATTTTGATTGTTCGTGAATTAACCGGCGGCATTTACTTTGGTCAACCGCGTGGTATTCGGATCTTAGAAAACGGTGAACGTGAAGGTTTTAACACTTACGTTTATAATGAATCAGAAATTCGTCGTATTGGTCGATCTGCTTTTGAAGCCGCCCGTCAACGTGGCAAGCGCGTCTGCTCAATTGATAAGTCCAACGTATTGGAAGTAACCGTACTGTGGAAAGACGTCATGGAAGAAGTGGCGAAAGAGTACCCTGACGTCGAATTGACTCATATGCTGGTCGATAATGCGGCAATGCAGTTGGTTCGTGCCCCAAAACAGTTTGATGTCATGGTTACTGGCAATATGTTTGGTGATATCCTATCCGATGCAGCGGCTATGTTGACAGGTTCTATTGGTATGTTACCTTCTGCATCACTTAATGCGGAAGGTCGCGGTATGTATGAGCCATGCCACGGTTCTGCGCCAGACATTGCGGGCAAAGGAATCGCCAACCCATTGGCAACTATTTTGTCTGTTGCTATGATGTTGCGTTATTCTTTAGACGCTAAAGAGGCGGCGGATGCGATTGAAGCGGCTGTCAGCCAGGTGCTGGATCTTGGGTTAAGAACCGCCGATATAGCATCAAAAGGGTGCGAAACGGTTAGTACGCAAGCCATGGGCGATGCGGTTCTAGCCGCACTTAAAGCTTAA
- the leuD gene encoding 3-isopropylmalate dehydratase small subunit yields MRPFTKHTGLAAPLDLANVDTDMIIPKQFLKSIKRTGFGKNLFDELRYEDEGQPDQECDGRPIRKDFVLNQDRYKGASVLLARQNFGCGSSREHAPWALDDYGFRCIIAPSFADIFYNNCFKNGLLPIVLQAEEVDQLFAEVALREGAQITIDLENLTVTSPSGAQFEFNVDNFRKHCLLNGLDDIGLTLQQDLAIHRYEEKRMKDAPWLFLPRGQ; encoded by the coding sequence ATGCGTCCTTTTACTAAACACACAGGTTTAGCCGCTCCTTTGGATTTGGCAAACGTTGATACTGACATGATTATTCCAAAGCAGTTCTTGAAATCGATCAAGCGCACTGGCTTTGGTAAAAATTTATTCGATGAACTGCGTTATGAAGACGAAGGTCAGCCTGATCAAGAGTGCGATGGTCGCCCAATACGCAAAGACTTTGTATTGAATCAAGATCGCTACAAAGGCGCGAGCGTACTTTTGGCGCGTCAAAACTTTGGTTGTGGCTCTAGCCGTGAACACGCGCCTTGGGCGTTGGATGATTACGGTTTTCGTTGCATTATTGCGCCCAGTTTTGCGGATATTTTTTACAATAACTGTTTTAAAAATGGCTTGTTGCCAATCGTTTTGCAGGCTGAAGAAGTGGATCAATTATTCGCTGAAGTGGCATTACGTGAAGGTGCTCAAATAACGATTGATCTTGAGAACCTAACGGTGACGTCACCATCTGGCGCTCAATTCGAATTCAATGTCGACAATTTTCGCAAACATTGTTTGTTGAATGGTTTGGATGATATTGGTTTAACATTGCAGCAAGATTTGGCGATTCATCGCTATGAAGAAAAACGTATGAAGGACGCGCCGTGGCTTTTTTTGCCACGCGGTCAATAA
- the leuC gene encoding 3-isopropylmalate dehydratase large subunit has translation MSAKTLYDKLWDSHLVQQRDDGSALIYIDLQLLHEVTSPQAFEGLRLAGRKPWRVSSSLATPDHNVPTTKQERISGVDGIEDPVSKIQVMTLDDNCNEFGITEFNMKDIRQGIVHVVGPEQGATLPGMTVVCGDSHTSTHGAFGALAHGIGTSEVEHVLATQCLVQKKSRNMLVRVDGELSPWVSAKDVVLAIIGAIGTAGGTGFAIEFGGTGIQSLSMEGRMTVCNMAIEAGARVGLIAVDDTTIEYVKGRPYAPKGEHWDMAVEAWKDLVSDKDAQFDEVVVLKAEDIKPQVTWGTSPEMVIAIDQPIPRPEDQKDPVKKEGYARAWKYMGLEGKTMLADVTLDRVFIGSCTNSRIEDLRIAAQVVKGRKVASTLKQAIVVPGSGLVKAQAEKEGLHEIFEAAGLEWREPGCSMCLAMNADKLGAGEHCASTSNRNFEGRQGFGGRTHLVSPAMAAAAAIAGHFVDVNEFVKH, from the coding sequence ATGTCAGCTAAAACCCTGTATGACAAGTTGTGGGATAGCCACCTTGTGCAACAACGAGATGACGGCAGTGCGTTGATTTATATCGATTTACAGTTGCTTCATGAAGTGACATCACCGCAAGCATTTGAAGGGCTTAGATTGGCTGGGCGCAAGCCTTGGCGTGTGTCGTCAAGCTTGGCGACGCCAGATCATAACGTACCAACGACAAAGCAAGAGCGTATTTCCGGTGTGGATGGTATTGAAGACCCCGTTTCTAAAATCCAAGTCATGACGCTGGACGACAACTGTAACGAATTTGGTATTACTGAATTCAATATGAAAGACATTCGCCAAGGTATCGTGCACGTTGTTGGGCCAGAGCAAGGCGCGACGCTTCCCGGTATGACGGTGGTGTGTGGCGATTCTCATACTTCTACACACGGTGCATTTGGCGCCTTGGCGCATGGCATTGGCACCTCTGAAGTGGAACATGTCTTAGCGACCCAGTGCCTTGTGCAAAAGAAAAGTCGCAACATGCTGGTACGGGTTGATGGTGAATTGTCACCGTGGGTATCTGCGAAAGACGTGGTGTTGGCGATTATTGGTGCCATTGGTACCGCTGGTGGTACGGGATTTGCGATTGAGTTTGGTGGCACTGGCATCCAGTCTTTGTCTATGGAAGGCCGGATGACGGTCTGCAACATGGCGATAGAAGCGGGCGCTCGTGTTGGCTTGATCGCTGTGGACGATACCACGATTGAGTACGTGAAAGGCCGTCCCTATGCGCCAAAAGGCGAGCATTGGGACATGGCAGTGGAAGCATGGAAAGACTTGGTTTCTGATAAAGACGCGCAATTTGACGAAGTGGTTGTGTTAAAAGCGGAAGACATTAAGCCGCAGGTTACTTGGGGAACCTCGCCAGAAATGGTGATCGCCATTGATCAGCCGATTCCGCGTCCTGAAGATCAAAAAGATCCGGTGAAAAAAGAAGGTTATGCCCGTGCTTGGAAATACATGGGCTTAGAAGGCAAAACCATGTTGGCTGATGTGACGCTTGATCGTGTCTTTATTGGCTCTTGTACCAATTCTCGTATTGAAGATTTGCGCATTGCCGCGCAAGTGGTGAAAGGTCGTAAAGTGGCGTCGACTTTGAAGCAAGCGATTGTAGTGCCAGGCTCTGGTTTGGTGAAAGCCCAAGCGGAAAAAGAAGGCTTACATGAAATCTTTGAAGCCGCAGGTTTAGAGTGGCGCGAGCCGGGTTGTTCTATGTGCTTGGCGATGAATGCTGACAAATTGGGTGCTGGCGAACATTGTGCATCCACCTCGAATCGTAACTTTGAAGGTCGCCAAGGCTTTGGTGGTCGTACGCATTTGGTCAGCCCTGCGATGGCAGCGGCTGCGGCGATTGCGGGTCACTTTGTTGATGTGAACGAGTTTGTTAAACACTAG
- a CDS encoding LysR family transcriptional regulator, with translation MIDIAELLTFIKVAETRSFSEAGAQLFVTQPAVSKRVAALESSLGVRLFDRIGRQVQLTEAGIRLLPKARKMAEDLQDIKRSMTLQMQDVSGELRISTGHHIGLHRLPKFLKRFQEDFPCAHLEIEFSQSEEAYQDVLKGRAELGIITLSNKENPLIESLPIWSDPLACVVSKDHPLAGSKNLSLIELAQHACVLPNKNTFTRQIAEQVFGKQGLKPQVRMNTNNLETLAMLVNIGWGWSLLPSTLVDEKLVVLNLPDLNVERKLGVIHHKQRTLSRAAIAFIELLKSDSTD, from the coding sequence ATGATAGACATTGCCGAACTGCTGACTTTTATAAAAGTCGCCGAAACCCGCTCTTTTTCAGAAGCGGGCGCACAACTTTTTGTGACTCAACCTGCGGTTAGCAAACGCGTTGCTGCGCTCGAAAGCAGCCTAGGTGTTCGGCTGTTTGACCGTATTGGACGCCAAGTGCAATTAACCGAAGCGGGTATTCGTCTATTGCCCAAAGCACGAAAAATGGCCGAAGACCTGCAAGACATAAAACGCAGCATGACCTTACAGATGCAGGATGTCAGTGGGGAGTTACGCATTTCCACCGGCCATCATATTGGCTTACACCGTTTGCCTAAGTTTTTAAAACGCTTCCAAGAGGACTTCCCCTGCGCACACTTAGAAATTGAATTTTCTCAATCCGAAGAAGCCTATCAAGATGTTTTAAAAGGCCGTGCAGAACTGGGGATTATTACATTATCTAATAAAGAGAACCCACTTATAGAGTCGCTGCCAATTTGGTCTGACCCACTTGCCTGTGTGGTCAGTAAAGACCACCCCTTGGCAGGTTCGAAAAATCTAAGCTTAATTGAACTCGCGCAACATGCTTGCGTACTCCCCAACAAAAACACCTTTACTAGACAAATTGCTGAGCAAGTTTTTGGCAAACAAGGGTTAAAACCACAAGTACGCATGAACACCAACAACCTAGAAACACTGGCAATGCTGGTTAACATTGGCTGGGGCTGGTCGTTGCTGCCTTCGACCTTAGTGGATGAAAAACTGGTCGTACTGAATTTGCCGGATTTGAACGTAGAAAGAAAACTGGGGGTTATTCATCACAAACAAAGAACACTCAGTCGAGCCGCCATCGCTTTTATTGAACTGCTAAAAAGCGACAGCACAGACTGA
- a CDS encoding MFS transporter, with amino-acid sequence MFSENARPVAWPLFFFYFFFCALVGVMMPYISLYYKSIGLTASEIGRLMSTFTLSGILIPHFWGWLTAKVGLPKRILQIGILGCFIAVIPFNWNNQFETLWLLTCTMALFYSALIPMTDSLAVRSIRHLDVPYTRLRVGGSIGYVFAVTGAGFLIGQFGIGIVIPTMGVFLALAVVTSFFLKEQAYEVNTQKATTSFFNLVRTPESMLFFGLAFLAFMSHAPFNVFFAVHLSNLGYSGEHIGLLMALGVIIEIVLFLFFGNAIKRFDVVHIITLCFICGMVRWLLVGWFASVVWVLIFTQLLHSITFALFHMVSIEQIRRLFPERFAGQGQAMYSAFAIGLGGGLGMVIAGYLWEWIGGAWVFTLAALVSSLALTMLLLSQRR; translated from the coding sequence ATGTTTTCTGAAAATGCTCGCCCTGTGGCTTGGCCTTTATTCTTTTTTTACTTTTTTTTCTGTGCTCTTGTTGGCGTGATGATGCCTTACATTTCGTTGTATTATAAATCGATTGGCTTAACGGCATCAGAAATTGGTAGATTGATGTCTACCTTTACCTTGTCAGGTATTTTAATTCCGCATTTTTGGGGCTGGTTAACTGCCAAGGTAGGGCTGCCGAAACGCATCCTGCAAATAGGCATATTGGGTTGTTTTATCGCCGTCATTCCCTTCAACTGGAACAATCAATTTGAAACCTTATGGTTGCTGACTTGTACCATGGCGCTATTTTATTCCGCCTTGATTCCGATGACAGACTCGTTGGCGGTGAGAAGTATTCGTCATTTAGATGTGCCTTATACGCGTTTAAGAGTGGGTGGCTCGATTGGCTACGTGTTTGCGGTGACAGGGGCCGGTTTTTTAATTGGTCAGTTTGGCATTGGCATCGTTATTCCGACCATGGGGGTGTTTTTGGCGCTTGCGGTCGTGACGTCTTTTTTTCTTAAAGAGCAGGCGTATGAGGTAAACACTCAGAAGGCGACAACGTCTTTTTTCAATTTAGTTCGAACCCCGGAATCCATGTTGTTTTTCGGACTGGCATTTTTGGCCTTTATGTCTCATGCGCCTTTTAATGTGTTTTTTGCGGTGCACTTATCAAATTTAGGGTACAGCGGAGAACACATTGGGCTTTTGATGGCTTTAGGGGTGATTATCGAGATAGTGTTATTTTTATTCTTTGGTAACGCTATTAAGCGCTTTGATGTGGTGCACATTATCACCCTCTGCTTTATTTGTGGCATGGTGCGTTGGCTGTTGGTGGGCTGGTTCGCTTCTGTGGTTTGGGTGCTTATATTTACGCAGCTGCTTCATAGTATTACCTTTGCCTTGTTTCATATGGTCTCTATTGAACAGATTCGACGTCTTTTCCCTGAGCGTTTCGCCGGCCAAGGGCAAGCCATGTACAGTGCTTTTGCCATAGGATTAGGGGGCGGTTTGGGAATGGTGATTGCTGGCTATTTATGGGAATGGATTGGTGGCGCATGGGTGTTCACTCTGGCGGCTTTGGTTAGCTCGTTGGCGCTGACGATGCTTTTACTGAGTCAGCGCCGTTAG